One region of Psychrobacter sp. DAB_AL43B genomic DNA includes:
- the purN gene encoding phosphoribosylglycinamide formyltransferase, which yields MSDSHATSHVIVNNKPLRIAVLVSGSGSNLQVLINAMQAAELPIEIVGVISNREDAYAITRAKDASIPVAVLSHVASGKRMGIKTFESHASEQLNAWQPDLIVLAGFMRVLSGSFIDSAPAPMINLHPALLPAYKGLDTHHRAIQAGERHHGCSIHVVTAELDAGAVLTQALLEVNQKDSADSLQACVQKLEHQLLPWTILLIAKGVINLSNQGNENKATYLPALPLKLWLDK from the coding sequence ATGTCAGATAGTCATGCAACTAGCCACGTAATAGTTAATAACAAGCCTTTGCGCATTGCCGTTTTGGTGTCTGGTAGTGGTAGCAACCTGCAAGTATTAATCAATGCGATGCAAGCAGCTGAATTACCGATTGAAATAGTAGGTGTCATCAGCAATCGTGAAGATGCTTATGCTATCACACGCGCTAAAGATGCCTCTATTCCTGTGGCGGTGCTATCTCACGTGGCAAGTGGCAAACGCATGGGGATCAAAACCTTTGAAAGTCATGCTAGTGAACAACTAAACGCTTGGCAGCCTGATTTGATTGTCTTAGCTGGTTTCATGCGTGTATTGAGTGGTTCATTTATCGATAGCGCGCCAGCGCCGATGATCAATTTGCACCCTGCTCTACTACCTGCTTATAAAGGTCTTGATACGCACCACCGTGCTATACAAGCTGGTGAACGTCATCATGGCTGTAGCATTCATGTGGTCACCGCAGAGCTCGATGCGGGTGCTGTTTTGACCCAAGCTCTGCTAGAAGTAAATCAGAAAGATAGTGCCGATAGCTTACAAGCATGCGTGCAGAAGCTTGAGCATCAATTGTTACCGTGGACGATATTGCTTATCGCTAAAGGTGTCATCAATTTAAGCAATCAAGGTAATGAGAATAAGGCTACTTATTTACCAGCCTTACCTTTAAAACTATGGTTAGATAAGTAG
- a CDS encoding CYTH and CHAD domain-containing protein, with product MQEIELKFLVPELRLKGLMRQAKVKSSQVTQMAAHYYDTPDQQLAQAGIGLRIRREGNTWVQTIKAGGDGIAARLEHNLTLDNEQVQAMLDNNDLMPDLSIYKDTAIAPALADFKLKKLAKKLTRLYVTDVERTTRLLIEAGSNEIDVSDNSIEVAYDHGEIIHGCDDTQRNVIQEIEFELVSGDLDFLFATAKVWCKRYKLCLSTVTKAERGGLLIKGQHHSPAISANLSELNINKDSSMPTFLRAVVHNCLLQILPNSSAIVDGSTDHEHVLQLYIGLCRLRTALSAFASFSDEVNPDWLLIIKQTATLLSDYYDLSYLATHIEPMLQQHGAPMVDWTTDVEAIKTTPIDAVSANDFQLTLLELIAFTMSDPSLEPQADKTALGHLTKILSKQQAKFLKTEERLNDVINANSDSDSLDSTSADSKNLSLKNNDKYQAQQQLHYQLNNLRYIGELSAPLYGKKKTKRWLKRVVKAQKLLGKQVDMTYYQQCYQYKAITDPNALYGTGWFAANLKDDSKRLQKRLGRIQDCATFW from the coding sequence ATGCAAGAGATAGAGCTAAAGTTTTTGGTGCCAGAGTTGCGATTAAAAGGTTTGATGCGTCAAGCGAAAGTCAAATCTTCACAGGTGACGCAAATGGCTGCTCATTATTATGATACACCTGATCAGCAGCTTGCACAGGCCGGTATTGGCTTGCGTATTCGTCGTGAGGGTAATACTTGGGTACAGACCATCAAAGCTGGCGGTGACGGTATTGCAGCACGTTTAGAGCACAATTTAACGTTGGACAATGAGCAGGTGCAAGCGATGCTCGACAATAACGACCTAATGCCTGATTTAAGCATTTATAAAGACACCGCTATTGCCCCAGCGTTAGCAGATTTTAAGCTCAAAAAACTGGCTAAAAAATTAACACGGCTTTATGTAACTGATGTAGAGCGCACCACTAGATTACTCATAGAGGCCGGCAGCAATGAAATTGATGTTAGCGATAATAGCATTGAGGTGGCATATGACCATGGAGAAATAATCCATGGTTGTGACGATACTCAGCGAAACGTCATTCAAGAGATAGAGTTTGAGCTCGTATCAGGAGATTTGGATTTTTTATTTGCGACAGCTAAAGTATGGTGTAAGCGCTATAAATTATGCTTATCCACCGTGACCAAAGCTGAACGTGGGGGCTTACTTATCAAAGGACAACACCACAGCCCTGCTATTAGCGCTAACCTTAGTGAGCTTAATATAAATAAAGACAGTAGTATGCCCACTTTTTTACGCGCAGTCGTCCATAACTGTCTATTACAAATACTACCGAACAGCAGTGCTATCGTGGATGGCAGCACTGACCATGAACACGTTTTGCAACTGTATATCGGACTTTGCCGCTTACGTACTGCGCTAAGCGCATTTGCCAGCTTCTCTGATGAAGTCAATCCTGATTGGTTGCTCATAATCAAACAAACAGCGACTTTACTCAGCGACTATTACGATCTTAGTTATCTTGCTACCCATATTGAGCCAATGCTACAACAGCATGGCGCACCAATGGTAGATTGGACGACAGATGTTGAAGCTATAAAAACAACACCTATCGATGCGGTCAGCGCCAATGACTTTCAGCTAACTTTACTGGAGCTGATTGCCTTTACCATGAGCGACCCTAGCCTTGAGCCACAAGCAGATAAGACTGCCTTAGGTCATCTCACAAAAATACTGTCTAAACAGCAGGCAAAGTTTCTTAAAACCGAGGAAAGACTGAATGATGTAATCAATGCTAATTCTGATAGTGACAGCCTTGATTCAACCAGTGCTGATTCAAAAAACCTCAGTTTGAAAAACAATGATAAATATCAAGCGCAGCAGCAATTACACTATCAGCTTAACAACCTACGTTATATTGGTGAGCTTTCCGCACCTTTATATGGCAAGAAGAAAACCAAACGCTGGCTAAAACGCGTGGTAAAAGCACAAAAATTACTCGGTAAACAAGTCGATATGACTTATTATCAGCAGTGCTATCAATACAAGGCAATCACTGACCCTAATGCTTTATATGGTACAGGATGGTTTGCTGCTAATTTAAAAGATGACTCTAAACGCTTGCAAAAGCGCCTAGGTCGTATTCAAGATTGTGCGACGTTTTGGTAA
- a CDS encoding isocitrate lyase: MSTAYKSAIDLVRELKQKHGNWQNISEVDAARMMSQNRFKTGLDIAKYTAKIMRQDMEEYDNDSSQYTQSLGAWHGFVAQQTMYAKKKYFGTTSKTYIYLSGWMVAALRSEFGPLPDQSMHEKTSVAKLVEEIYTFLRQADAKVLNDYFRELNAAEEAGQDTAAILEKIENFDSHVVPIIADIDAGFGNEEATYLLAKQIIEAGACALQIENQVSDAKQCGHQAGKVTVPHEDYIAKINALRYAFLELGVEDGVIVARTDSEGASLTQKIPVSNEPGDLASKYIDFIEMEEVTLENAKENDSLLKHNGKLVRPVRLPNGLYSFREETNIDRVVLDCVTALENGADLLWIETPTPNVEHIKMMVDRIKEQQPKAKLVYNNSPSFNWTLNFRKQIIAEWEKAGKDISAYNKDDLMSADYDGTELDTAADEAARNFQRDASREAGVFHHLITLPTYHTTALSVHELAKGYFGEDGMLAYAAGVQRKEIREGIACVKHQAMAGSDIGDDHKEIFSGDNALKAGGGKNTMDQFK, translated from the coding sequence ATGTCAACTGCATATAAATCAGCGATCGATTTAGTACGTGAACTAAAACAAAAGCACGGCAACTGGCAGAATATCAGTGAAGTCGATGCGGCACGTATGATGTCACAAAACCGTTTCAAAACGGGCTTAGATATCGCAAAATATACTGCAAAAATCATGCGTCAAGACATGGAAGAGTATGATAACGATAGCTCACAATACACCCAGTCTTTAGGTGCTTGGCATGGTTTTGTTGCACAGCAAACGATGTACGCTAAGAAAAAATACTTCGGTACGACGTCTAAAACTTACATCTACCTATCAGGTTGGATGGTTGCAGCACTTCGCTCTGAGTTTGGTCCATTACCTGACCAATCTATGCATGAGAAAACTTCAGTTGCTAAGCTAGTTGAAGAAATCTACACTTTCTTACGTCAAGCTGATGCAAAAGTATTGAACGATTACTTCCGTGAGCTAAACGCTGCTGAAGAAGCGGGTCAAGATACTGCTGCTATTTTAGAAAAAATCGAGAACTTTGATTCACACGTTGTGCCAATCATTGCTGATATCGATGCCGGTTTTGGTAACGAAGAAGCGACTTATTTACTAGCTAAACAGATCATCGAAGCGGGTGCTTGTGCACTACAAATCGAAAACCAAGTATCTGACGCTAAGCAATGTGGTCACCAAGCGGGTAAAGTTACTGTACCGCATGAAGACTATATCGCAAAAATAAACGCACTTCGTTATGCATTCCTAGAGCTTGGTGTTGAAGACGGCGTGATCGTTGCCCGTACTGACTCTGAAGGCGCATCACTAACACAAAAAATCCCAGTATCAAATGAACCAGGTGATTTGGCTTCTAAATACATCGATTTTATCGAAATGGAAGAAGTAACACTAGAAAATGCAAAAGAGAACGACAGCTTGCTTAAGCATAACGGCAAACTAGTACGTCCAGTGCGCCTACCTAACGGTCTTTACTCTTTCCGTGAAGAAACCAATATCGACCGTGTGGTACTTGACTGTGTTACTGCGCTTGAAAACGGTGCTGATCTACTATGGATCGAGACACCAACGCCAAACGTTGAACACATCAAAATGATGGTTGATCGTATTAAAGAGCAACAGCCAAAAGCCAAGCTTGTTTATAACAACAGCCCATCATTCAACTGGACGCTTAACTTCCGTAAGCAAATCATCGCTGAGTGGGAAAAAGCAGGTAAAGATATCTCTGCCTACAACAAAGATGACTTGATGAGTGCGGATTACGACGGTACTGAGCTTGATACCGCAGCTGACGAAGCAGCTAGAAACTTCCAACGTGATGCGTCACGTGAAGCGGGTGTATTCCATCACTTAATCACCCTACCGACTTATCACACTACTGCACTTAGCGTGCATGAGCTTGCTAAAGGCTACTTCGGTGAAGACGGTATGCTTGCTTATGCTGCTGGCGTACAACGTAAAGAAATCCGTGAAGGCATCGCTTGTGTCAAGCACCAAGCAATGGCTGGTTCTGACATCGGTGATGATCACAAAGAAATCTTCTCTGGTGACAACGCGCTAAAAGCTGGCGGCGGTAAAAACACAATGGATCAGTTCAAATAA
- the purM gene encoding phosphoribosylformylglycinamidine cyclo-ligase yields MSNKPSLSYKDAGVDIDAGDALVQRIKSVAKATSRPEVVGGLGGFGALCRIPTGYTSPLLVSGTDGVGTKLKLALQLNRHDTIGIDLVAMCVNDLLVCGAEPLFFLDYYATGKLDVDVAATVVTGIGEGCKLSNCALIGGETAEMPGMYQDDDYDLAGFCVGVVEETEVITGENVAEGDVLIALASSGAHSNGYSLVRKVIEVSGIDVTSSDEQLDGQSIQDALMAPTRIYVKAIKALQDTLGSSALHAMSHITGGGLTDNLPRVLPDDLAASIDTNSWQFSELFTWLQTQGNIAQSEMYRTFNCGVGFVIVVPKDKAEAAIKTLNDAGEKAWQIGEMVSREADAVVYR; encoded by the coding sequence ATGAGTAATAAGCCTTCTTTAAGCTACAAAGATGCTGGCGTTGATATTGATGCTGGCGATGCGTTAGTTCAACGTATTAAATCCGTGGCAAAAGCCACCTCACGCCCTGAAGTTGTGGGCGGACTTGGCGGTTTTGGAGCGCTTTGTCGTATTCCGACTGGTTATACCTCACCTTTATTGGTTTCAGGTACTGACGGCGTGGGTACCAAGCTCAAACTGGCATTACAGCTGAATCGTCATGACACGATCGGTATCGACTTGGTCGCCATGTGTGTCAATGACTTATTGGTTTGTGGTGCTGAGCCGTTGTTCTTTTTAGATTACTATGCAACGGGCAAGCTTGATGTCGATGTCGCGGCTACTGTCGTTACTGGTATTGGCGAAGGCTGTAAGCTGTCAAATTGTGCGCTTATCGGTGGTGAGACCGCTGAGATGCCAGGTATGTATCAAGATGATGACTATGACTTGGCTGGATTCTGTGTCGGCGTGGTTGAAGAAACCGAAGTTATCACTGGTGAAAATGTCGCCGAAGGTGATGTGCTAATCGCCCTTGCTTCAAGTGGTGCGCATTCAAATGGTTATTCATTAGTACGTAAAGTTATCGAAGTCAGCGGTATTGACGTGACGAGCAGCGACGAGCAGCTAGATGGTCAGTCTATCCAAGACGCGCTGATGGCCCCTACTCGCATCTATGTTAAAGCGATTAAAGCCTTACAAGATACCCTTGGTAGCTCAGCTCTACATGCAATGTCACATATCACCGGTGGTGGCTTAACGGATAACTTACCACGTGTATTGCCGGATGATTTAGCGGCTAGCATTGATACCAATAGCTGGCAGTTCTCAGAACTATTCACTTGGTTACAAACCCAAGGCAATATCGCGCAAAGTGAGATGTACCGTACCTTTAACTGCGGTGTTGGTTTTGTCATCGTGGTTCCTAAAGACAAAGCTGAAGCGGCTATAAAAACTCTGAACGATGCTGGTGAAAAAGCGTGGCAAATCGGCGAAATGGTTAGCCGTGAAGCGGATGCTGTGGTGTACCGTTAA
- the hda gene encoding DnaA regulatory inactivator Hda, translating to MAEAQLSLNLDIKHDASLSDFAGPGWMSIIDAVRQLHVGLIGQLYLFGSPATGKSHLLSAICESFIEMDKSAICLSLNELIHTDVNVLSSLENFSLIAIDDLEVLEQSSQWQEALFHLINRSREGQRQLLFASNKPATELPFQLRDLLTRLAQAPAFKVPTGHDLADRQALLQSILRRRGWQFDERIINHLLTEGPHRIGAMMEVLNYIQPMFSNLGRSNISKAVISDALRTIDEQTLAAELADIAQETQVDNDAADQDQHTQHTMPLDF from the coding sequence ATGGCAGAAGCGCAGCTAAGTCTCAATCTGGACATTAAGCACGATGCAAGTCTTAGCGACTTTGCCGGTCCGGGTTGGATGTCTATTATCGATGCAGTGCGGCAGCTACATGTTGGCCTGATTGGTCAGCTGTACCTATTTGGCAGTCCTGCTACTGGCAAATCGCACTTATTATCCGCTATTTGTGAGTCATTTATTGAGATGGACAAGTCAGCGATTTGCTTGTCATTGAATGAATTGATTCATACCGATGTCAATGTGTTGTCATCACTAGAGAACTTTTCACTGATTGCTATTGATGATTTAGAAGTGCTTGAACAAAGTAGCCAATGGCAAGAAGCCTTATTTCATTTGATCAATCGTAGCCGTGAAGGACAGCGTCAGCTATTATTTGCCTCCAATAAACCGGCGACTGAATTGCCTTTTCAGTTGAGAGATCTGCTCACCCGTTTAGCACAAGCACCTGCGTTCAAAGTACCTACTGGTCATGACCTAGCAGACCGTCAAGCATTATTGCAGTCTATCTTACGTCGGCGTGGTTGGCAGTTTGATGAGCGGATTATCAATCATCTGCTTACCGAAGGACCGCATCGTATCGGGGCAATGATGGAGGTGCTGAACTACATTCAGCCAATGTTCTCTAATCTTGGCCGTAGTAATATATCCAAAGCGGTTATCAGTGATGCACTACGGACTATCGATGAGCAGACGCTTGCCGCAGAGCTTGCCGATATCGCGCAGGAGACGCAAGTAGATAATGATGCCGCCGATCAAGATCAGCATACCCAGCATACAATGCCACTTGATTTCTAG
- a CDS encoding LysR family transcriptional regulator, whose protein sequence is MNLQRVDLNLLVHLDVLLREKNVTRAAEQLGITQPAMSNILRRLRKLFNDPLLVRSSEGMTPTERALELQPRIREILADLTQVLEPRTEFRPYSTSRVFRIMTSDYAEATLVPKLVKALRSEAPNVILDFLTPSDVSYRDMEQGRVDLAINRFNEIPQSFHQVLVWRDTFSCLLSSDSPYAHRFNLKNYLKAQHVWVSKTGMGVGFGVNPEKSGGLGSIDQALQRLGQKRQISVFTRHYQMPAMLAANKDLVATLPTRVAKMQANNDSIMMVEPPFFIPEFELTMAWSPLLQHHPAHRWLRQLIMHVARQIVDDEENPPQEIPIINHLF, encoded by the coding sequence ATGAATTTGCAGCGGGTTGATTTAAATTTACTGGTACATTTGGATGTGTTATTGCGAGAAAAAAACGTAACGCGCGCCGCTGAGCAGCTTGGTATTACCCAGCCTGCTATGAGTAATATTTTGCGGCGTCTGCGAAAACTGTTTAATGATCCATTGTTGGTACGCTCATCTGAAGGTATGACGCCGACCGAACGCGCCCTTGAGCTGCAGCCACGTATCCGTGAGATATTGGCTGATTTGACACAAGTGTTAGAGCCGCGCACCGAATTCCGTCCTTATAGTACCTCGCGTGTTTTTCGTATTATGACTTCAGATTATGCTGAGGCGACCTTGGTACCGAAATTGGTAAAAGCGCTACGATCAGAGGCACCCAATGTCATTTTGGATTTCTTGACACCATCGGACGTCTCATATCGTGATATGGAGCAGGGGCGAGTCGATTTGGCCATTAACCGTTTTAATGAAATACCGCAAAGTTTTCATCAAGTGTTGGTATGGCGCGATACCTTTAGCTGCCTACTGTCCTCTGACAGTCCTTATGCTCATCGCTTTAATCTTAAAAATTATCTTAAAGCGCAGCACGTCTGGGTCTCTAAAACTGGTATGGGCGTGGGATTCGGTGTCAATCCAGAGAAATCTGGTGGCTTAGGTTCTATCGATCAAGCGCTGCAGCGTTTAGGACAAAAACGCCAAATCAGTGTCTTTACCCGTCACTATCAAATGCCAGCAATGCTCGCGGCAAATAAAGATTTGGTTGCAACCTTACCCACTCGAGTGGCAAAAATGCAGGCAAATAACGACAGCATTATGATGGTCGAGCCACCATTTTTTATCCCTGAATTTGAGCTGACCATGGCGTGGTCACCGTTATTACAGCATCATCCGGCGCATCGCTGGTTGCGCCAGCTTATCATGCATGTAGCACGTCAAATCGTCGATGATGAAGAGAATCCACCACAAGAGATTCCGATTATTAACCACTTATTTTAG
- a CDS encoding DUF4349 domain-containing protein → MMKPTADTCKNGLEIKVMKLCEQNKCDASDSYKVVSFKTLVLPIALPTILGSLIFIGGCSDSSEYAESSADMESVQSVTEEATDNSEINGIMSDVAADSSDSADNTSNAKPTSNDLSIDNLSGDSEQTLGSQVADIQIAGKELLITASANFKVKDVVKSSAAIENLTRQQGGYVALSNISNHPNDSRTFVQDDKNITITTYTRQAEMTVRVPRVNINKFLAQLQPQVAFLNGQEFTAEDVTLDIYREKLASQLGSDMASELSQERLDSKNNKDQSSNVDAITATYAARRQQDLAKLEQMDIIDKVKYSTIRLTFMQPDISYKEITQNLDVLLDAERPSFGAQVKQAFKHGWEMLRSFVLGLIQLWWLVVLAGVLYLIYRMVKALYRKLFKNDAHLINRKRELMDKNHVRKYSAELNKNQTDDNNSGDNKPSN, encoded by the coding sequence ATGATGAAACCTACAGCTGATACATGCAAAAATGGTTTGGAGATTAAAGTAATGAAGCTATGTGAACAAAATAAGTGTGACGCCAGTGACTCTTACAAAGTAGTGAGTTTTAAAACCTTGGTATTACCAATAGCGCTGCCGACAATATTAGGCTCACTGATATTCATAGGCGGTTGTAGCGACTCTTCTGAATATGCAGAGAGCAGTGCTGATATGGAATCGGTTCAGTCTGTAACGGAGGAGGCTACTGATAATAGTGAGATAAATGGCATTATGTCCGATGTGGCAGCTGATTCATCTGATTCAGCTGATAATACATCAAATGCTAAGCCTACTTCTAACGATTTAAGTATTGATAATCTATCAGGTGACAGTGAACAAACACTTGGCAGCCAAGTGGCGGATATTCAAATCGCTGGCAAAGAGCTGTTAATAACGGCAAGTGCAAATTTCAAAGTCAAAGACGTCGTCAAGAGTAGCGCTGCCATTGAGAACTTAACGCGGCAACAGGGTGGTTATGTGGCGCTCAGTAATATTAGCAACCATCCAAATGATAGCCGTACCTTTGTACAAGATGATAAAAATATTACGATCACCACTTATACTCGTCAAGCTGAAATGACGGTTCGGGTTCCGCGTGTCAACATCAATAAGTTTTTAGCACAATTACAACCGCAAGTGGCTTTTTTAAATGGGCAGGAATTTACTGCTGAGGACGTTACCTTAGATATTTATCGCGAAAAGCTGGCAAGTCAGCTGGGTAGCGATATGGCAAGTGAGCTTAGCCAAGAGCGACTAGATAGTAAGAACAATAAAGATCAAAGCAGTAATGTCGATGCTATCACTGCCACTTATGCCGCGCGTCGTCAGCAAGATCTGGCTAAGCTTGAGCAGATGGATATCATTGACAAAGTTAAATACAGCACCATCCGCTTGACCTTTATGCAGCCGGATATCAGTTATAAAGAAATCACGCAAAATCTAGATGTGCTATTAGATGCTGAGCGTCCAAGTTTTGGTGCACAAGTGAAGCAAGCATTTAAACATGGCTGGGAGATGCTGAGATCTTTTGTACTGGGCTTAATACAATTGTGGTGGTTAGTCGTACTTGCTGGTGTTCTGTATTTAATTTATAGAATGGTAAAAGCCCTCTATCGTAAATTATTCAAAAATGATGCACACCTAATAAACCGTAAGCGTGAGTTGATGGATAAAAACCATGTACGTAAATACTCAGCAGAGTTAAATAAGAATCAGACAGATGATAATAATAGCGGCGACAATAAGCCTTCTAACTAA
- a CDS encoding AI-2E family transporter, with translation MINQPIDPFFRRLFIVVAIVVAVVLLYLMMPVIVPFIFAFVLAYLFNPLVKRLSKYIKRWIAIIIVYSTITLGMVLLLWWLIPTLWHQLQAAWEYLPKVLTWYNEVVREWFASHGRIRLPELESKGFSETLVEYMQTNYKFEDASTMMSQILASSMNFINNAGLIVLVPILTFYFLFNWDQRLQTWKMAIPANYSKAVIQIAQECDRALMAFIKGQLLVMVLLGAIYAVQLQLIGLELGLIIGMVAGVASFVPYLGFGIGFIAAIIACLFQFGLNWTYLSLIVGAFLVGQAAEGYILQPLLLGDKIGLSPLWVIFAVLAGASLLGFVGMLIALPVSAVLNVLFRHLYSYYQSTDFYKGRKQLALFDRK, from the coding sequence ATGATAAACCAACCAATAGACCCTTTTTTTCGACGCTTATTTATTGTCGTTGCTATTGTTGTGGCGGTGGTTTTATTGTATTTGATGATGCCGGTCATCGTACCGTTTATCTTTGCTTTTGTGCTGGCTTACTTATTTAATCCGCTGGTAAAGCGTTTATCAAAGTATATCAAACGCTGGATTGCGATTATTATTGTTTATTCTACGATTACTTTGGGAATGGTGCTGCTGCTTTGGTGGTTGATACCGACATTGTGGCATCAGCTGCAAGCAGCATGGGAGTATTTGCCCAAGGTTTTAACTTGGTATAATGAAGTGGTACGTGAATGGTTCGCTAGCCATGGTCGCATACGCTTGCCAGAGTTGGAATCCAAAGGTTTCTCTGAGACATTGGTTGAATACATGCAAACCAATTATAAGTTTGAAGATGCCAGTACCATGATGAGTCAAATACTCGCCTCAAGTATGAACTTTATCAATAATGCGGGACTCATAGTATTGGTACCAATTTTGACCTTTTATTTCTTGTTTAATTGGGATCAGCGCTTACAGACATGGAAGATGGCCATCCCCGCTAATTATAGCAAAGCAGTCATTCAGATTGCGCAAGAGTGTGATCGTGCGCTGATGGCTTTTATTAAAGGTCAGCTACTGGTGATGGTGTTACTAGGCGCCATTTATGCCGTGCAGCTGCAGCTTATCGGGCTTGAGCTTGGACTGATTATTGGTATGGTTGCCGGTGTTGCCAGCTTTGTGCCGTATTTGGGCTTTGGTATCGGCTTTATTGCGGCGATTATCGCCTGTCTGTTCCAGTTTGGCTTAAATTGGACGTATCTATCATTGATTGTTGGTGCATTTTTGGTCGGGCAAGCTGCGGAGGGCTATATCTTGCAGCCTCTGCTATTAGGTGACAAAATTGGTCTATCACCATTATGGGTTATCTTTGCCGTATTGGCGGGCGCAAGTTTATTAGGCTTCGTCGGTATGCTGATTGCACTGCCTGTGTCTGCTGTTCTCAATGTTTTATTCCGTCATTTATATAGTTATTATCAATCGACTGATTTTTATAAAGGACGCAAGCAGTTGGCTTTATTTGACAGAAAATGA
- a CDS encoding NAD-dependent succinate-semialdehyde dehydrogenase yields MADITTVNPTTGEDIKDYTYMSDDEVNKIIEASHKAFSDWRLVSHEERAKVINSIGDTLMKYKEELAKLMTEERGKTLAASLGEVDLCKGICDFTASEGAAALADDKRDIEGLKQGLISYDPIGIIYGIQPWNFPAYQVFRYTIANLMAGNSILLKHASNVTGSGLLIEKIMHESDLPNDLFRALIISHDQSGKVIEHEKVRGVTLTGSDVAGRVVAQQAAKVLKKTVMELGSNDAFIVLEDADLDLAAATCAHARLYNNGETCIAAKRFIVVDSVYDKFRDLVIEKFNNYKVGDPMEDSTDVGPMSSSKQRDNLHKQVQESVKKGATITLGGEVSDKAGAFYPPTILENITPEQPAYKDELFGPVAALIRAKDQDDAFRIANDSRYGLGGAIFSKDEEKAIELAKKHFDTGMVYINGYDLVNPGLPFGGVKDSGYGREHGGFGIKEFVNIKAVHVVGKKPA; encoded by the coding sequence ATGGCAGATATTACCACTGTGAACCCGACGACGGGTGAAGACATTAAAGACTATACTTATATGAGCGATGATGAAGTAAATAAAATTATCGAGGCTTCGCATAAGGCGTTTTCGGACTGGCGTTTGGTTAGCCATGAAGAGCGTGCCAAAGTGATTAATTCTATTGGCGATACGTTGATGAAGTATAAAGAAGAATTGGCAAAACTGATGACCGAAGAGCGTGGCAAAACATTAGCAGCCAGCTTAGGCGAAGTTGATTTATGTAAAGGTATTTGTGATTTTACCGCCAGTGAAGGTGCAGCCGCTCTAGCCGATGATAAGCGCGATATCGAAGGCCTTAAGCAGGGTTTAATTAGCTATGATCCTATCGGTATTATCTATGGTATCCAGCCATGGAACTTTCCAGCCTACCAAGTATTCCGCTATACCATTGCCAATCTAATGGCAGGTAACAGTATTTTACTTAAACATGCCTCTAACGTCACAGGTTCAGGCTTATTGATTGAAAAAATCATGCATGAATCTGATCTACCAAATGATTTGTTCCGAGCATTAATTATCAGTCATGATCAATCTGGAAAAGTGATTGAACATGAGAAAGTACGCGGTGTCACATTAACGGGTAGTGACGTAGCGGGTCGTGTTGTAGCACAACAAGCAGCTAAAGTACTGAAGAAGACCGTCATGGAGCTTGGTTCTAATGATGCATTTATTGTATTAGAAGATGCCGATTTAGATTTAGCCGCGGCAACCTGTGCTCATGCACGCTTATACAATAACGGTGAAACTTGTATTGCTGCCAAACGTTTTATCGTCGTCGATAGTGTCTATGATAAGTTCCGCGACCTTGTTATTGAGAAATTCAATAACTACAAGGTAGGTGATCCAATGGAGGACTCTACTGATGTGGGTCCGATGTCAAGTAGTAAGCAGCGTGACAACTTGCATAAACAAGTTCAAGAGAGTGTAAAAAAAGGCGCAACCATTACTCTAGGTGGGGAAGTCTCTGATAAGGCAGGTGCGTTTTATCCACCAACTATTCTAGAGAACATCACCCCAGAACAGCCCGCTTATAAAGATGAGCTATTTGGTCCCGTTGCGGCGCTGATTCGTGCTAAAGATCAAGACGATGCGTTCCGAATTGCTAACGATAGCCGTTATGGGTTAGGTGGCGCTATTTTCTCTAAAGATGAAGAAAAAGCGATTGAATTGGCTAAGAAACACTTTGATACCGGTATGGTTTATATCAATGGCTACGATTTGGTCAATCCAGGACTGCCATTTGGCGGTGTTAAGGACTCAGGCTATGGCCGTGAACATGGTGGCTTTGGTATAAAAGAGTTTGTAAATATCAAAGCAGTCCATGTGGTTGGTAAAAAACCTGCTTAA